One region of Brassica napus cultivar Da-Ae chromosome A10, Da-Ae, whole genome shotgun sequence genomic DNA includes:
- the LOC106370385 gene encoding uncharacterized protein LOC106370385: MLSTTLSGNYGFPLCISGISRQLSLTKEMADHDKRRKVMKKKRRSEGKGASRRHGAEEEMGVERFHEQLWLQEMRESEDVRDLVALFQDLGSWSFSSHTAKAA, encoded by the exons ATGCTTTCAACAACTCTTAGTGGCAACTATGGCTTCCCTCTTTGCATCTCTGGGATCTCTCGGCAGCTATCTCTCACCAAAGA AATGGCAGATCATGACAAGAGGAGgaaggtgatgaagaagaaaaggagATCAGAAGGTAAAGGTGCATCCAGGAGACATGGTGCAGAAGAAGAAATGGGTGTGGAGAGATTCCACGAGCAATTATGGCTCcaagagatgagagagagtgAAGATGTTAGAGATCTAGTTGCTTTATTCCAAGATCTAGGGTCATGGAGCTTTTCTTCTCACACAGCTAAAGCTGCCTAA
- the LOC106371602 gene encoding elongation factor 1-alpha 1 (The RefSeq protein has 1 substitution compared to this genomic sequence), which produces MGKEKFHINIVVIGHVDSGKSTTTGHLIYKLGGIDKRVIERFEKEAAEMNKRSFKYAWVLDKLKAERERGITIDIALWKFETTKYYCTVIDAPGHRDFIKNMITGTSQADCAVLIIDSTTGGFEAGISKDGQTREHALLAFTLGVKQMICCCNKMDATTPKYSKARYDEIIKEVSSYLKKVGYNPDKIPFVPISGFEGDNMIERSTNLDWYKGPTLLEALDQINEPKRPSDKPLRLPLQDVYKIGGIGTVPVGRVETGMLKPGMVVTFAPSGLTTEVKSVEMHHESLVEALPGDNVGFNVKNVAVKDLKRGYVASNPKDDPAKGAANFTSQVIIMNHPGQIGNGYAPVLDCHTSHIAVKFSEILTKIDRRSGKEIEKEPKFLKNGDAGMVKMTPTKPMVVETFSEYPPLGRFAVRDMRQTVAVGVIKSVDKKDPTGAKVTKAAVKKGAK; this is translated from the exons ATGGGTAAAGAGAAGTTTCACATCAACATCGTGGTCATTGGCCATGTCGACTCTGGGAAATCGACCACCACTGGTCACTTGATCTACAAGCTTGGTGGTATTGACAAGCGTGTGATCGAGAGGTTCGAGAAGGAAGCTGCTGAGATGAACAAGAGGTCTTTCAAGTACGCGTGGGTGTTGGACAAACTTAAGGCCGAGCGTGAGCGTGGTATCACCATTGATATTGCTCTCTGGAAGTTCGAGACGACTAAGTACTACTGCACGGTCATTGATGCCCCTGGACATCGTGATTTCATCAAGAACATGATTACTGGTACCTCCCAGGCTGATTGTGCTGTCCTCATCATTGACTCCACCACTGGTGGTTTTGAAGCTGGTATCTCCAAGGATGGTCAGACCCGTGAGCATGCTCTTCTTGCTTTCACCCTTGGTGTCAAGCAAATGATTTGCTGCTGTAACAAG ATGGATGCCACTACCCCCAAGTACTCCAAGGCTAGGTACGATGAGATCATCAAGGAGGTGTCTTCCTACTTGAAGAAGGTTGGGTACAACCCTGACAAAATCCCATTCGTCCCCATCTCTGGATTCGAGGGTGACAACATGATTGAGAGGTCCACCAACCTTGACTGGTACAAGGGACCAACTCTCCTTGAGGCTCTTGACCAGATCAACGAGCCCAAGAGGCCCTCTGACAAGCCCCTCCGTCTCCCACTTCAGGATGTCTACAAGATCGGTGGTATTGGAACGGTGCCAGTGGGACGTGTTGAGACCGGTATGCTCAAGCCCGGTATGGTTGTGACCTTCGCTCCTTCAGGGTTGACCACTGAGGTTAAGTCTGTTGAGATGCACCACGAGTCTCTTGTGGAGGCACTTCCAGGTGACAACGTTGGGTTCAATGTTAAGAATGTTGCTGTGAAGGATCTTAAGCGTGGGTATGTTGCATCTAACTCCAAGGATGACCCAGCTAAGGGAGCTGCCAACTTCACATCCCAGGTCATAATCATGAACCACCCTGGTCAGATCGGTAACGGATACGCCCCAGTCCTCGATTGCCACACGTCCCACATTGCAGTCAAGTTCTCTGAGATCTTGACCAAGATTGACAGGCGATCTGGTAAGGAGATCGAGAAGGAGCCCAAGTTTTTGAAGAATGGTGATGCTGGTATGGTTAAGATGACTCCAACCAAGCCCATGGTTGTCGAGACTTTCTCAGAGTACCCACCGTTGGGACGTTTCGCTGTCAGGGACATGAGGCAGACCGTTGCTGTTGGTGTCATCAAGAGTGTTGACAAGAAGGACCCAACCGGTGCCAAGGTGACCAAGGCCGCAGTGAAGAAGGGAGCCAAATGA
- the LOC106371605 gene encoding E3 SUMO-protein ligase SIZ1 isoform X1, producing MDLEASCKEKLSSFRIKELKDVLTQLGLSKQGKKQDLVERVLTHLSDGQAARLWSKKNTMAREDVAKLVDDTYRKMQVSGASDLASKGQVSSDTSTLRVKGEPEDSFRQEVKVRCVCGSSLETDSMIQCEDPRCHVWQHVGCVIVPEKSMDANPPLPETFYCEVCRLTRADPFLVTVAHPLYPVRLTPTTISSDGTTPMQSVERTFQITRSDKDLLAKQEYDVQAWCMLLNDKVVFRMQWPQFAELQINGMLVRTISRPGSQLLGANGRDDGPTIKPYIKDGINRIILSGGDSRRFCFGVRLVKRRTLQQVLNLIPEETKGETFEDALARVRRCIGGGGGDDNADSDSDIEVVADFFGVNLRCPMSGSRIKVAGRFLPCVHMGGFDLEVFVELNQRSRKWQCPICLKNYSVEHVIVDPYFNRITSKMKHCDEDVTEIEVKPDGSWRVKSKKERELSQWHLPDGSLCPSADEVKRKMETLIPVKQEGFSDGPTPLKLGIRKNRNGVWEVRRPNTNGLSSSNKVGYQDKNVIPMSSSATGSGRDRDDASVSQDAIGSFDFGTNGIEHDSISMNVDSSYNIPDRNQAGEDVNNDVIVLSDSDEDNDVVITTPGPSYSGCRADGGVNFPLNPSGIINSYNEDPHTMAGGSSRLGGFNDDDEFVTPLWSFPSETPEAPGFPLFGCDTDVSEGLLGLHHHGGPLNCGPEINGDYTMAPETSMASEAVANDGGLVDNPLAFGRDDPSLQIFLPTKPDASAQNGFINQADMSNGIRSDDWISLRLGDSAGGNHGEATSANGLNSNQQMSTREGSIDATTETASLLLGMNDNNKAKRQRSDKPFSFPRQKRSVRPRMFLSIDSDSE from the exons ATGGATTTGGAAGCTAGCTGTAAG GAGAAACTTTCATCTTTTAGGATAAAAGAGCTCAAGGATGTGCTTACTCAGCTTGGACTTTCGAAACAGGGGAAGAAACAG GATCTTGTTGAGCGGGTCTTGACACATCTTTCTGACGGACAAG CCGCCAGGTTGTGGTCTAAAAAGAATACAATGGCGAGGGAAGACGTTGCAAAACTAGTGGATGATACATACAG GAAAATGCAAGTATCTGGGGCAAGTGATTTAGCATCAAAAGGACAAGTAAGTTCAGATACTAGTACTCTGAGAGTCAAGGGGGAGCCTGAAGATTCCTTTCGACAAGAAGTGAAAGTTCGATGTGTTTGTGGAAGTTCACTGGAGACTGACTCAATGATACAG TGTGAGGATCCTAGATGCCATGTTTGGCAGCATGTTGGCTGTGTAATTGTCCCGGAAAAGTCAATGGATGCAAATCCGCCACTTCCTGAAACCTTTTATTGTGAAGTCTGTCGACTTACCCGAGCTGACCC GTTTTTGGTTACAGTGGCACATCCACTTTATCCAGTGAGGTTGACTCCAACTACCATCTCATCTGATGG TACAACCCCAATGCAGAGTGTTGAGAGAACATTTCAAATCACAAGGTCAGACAAGGACTTGTTGGCCAAACAAGAGTACGATGTTCAG GCGTGGTGTATGCTTTTGAATGACAAAGTTGTCTTTAGGATGCAGTGGCCCCAATTTGCTGAACTACAGATCAATG GTATGCTTGTACGCACAATTAGCCGACCTGGGTCACAGCTTTTGGGGGCCAACGGCCGCGACGATGGACCTact ATAAAACCTTATATTAAGGATGGGATTAACAGAATAATCTTGAGCGGAGGTGACAGTCGGAGATTTTGTTTTGGAGTTAGACTTGTGAAGCGCCGGACTCTACAACAG GTTCTAAATTTAATTCCAGAAGAGACTAAAGGGGAGACGTTTGAAGATGCTCTAGCACGTGTACGACGCTGCATTGGAGGTGGAGGTGGAGATGATAATGCGGACAGTGATAGTGACATTGAAGTTGTTGCTGATTTCTTCGGTGTCAACCTCCGGTGTCCT ATGAGCGGTTCTAGGATAAAAGTTGCTGGGAGATTTTTACCCTGTGTGCACATGGGCGGGTTTGACCTTGAGGTGTTTGTGGAGTTGAATCAACGTTCCAGAAAG TGGCAGTGCCCTATTTGTTTGAAGAACTACTCAGTTGAACATGTAATCGTGGATCCTTATTTTAACCGTATCACTTCTAAG ATGAAGCATTGTGATGAAGATGTGACTGAAATTGAAGTGAAACCTGATGGTTCTTGGCGTGTAAAGtccaaaaaagagagagagctctCTCAGTGGCACTTACCCGATGGTAGCCTTTGCCCCTCTGCTGATGAGGTTAAGCGGAAGATGGAAACGTTGATTCCGGTTAAACAAGAAGGTTTCTCAGATGGTCCAACTCCTCTGAAACTGGGCATAAGGAAGAATCGCAATGGTGTTTGGGAAGTTAGGAGACCTAATACAAATGGCCTTTCTTCCAGTAATAAGGTTGGGTATCAGGACAAGAATGTTATACCGATGAGTAGTAGTGCTACTGGAAGTGGTCGTGATCGTGATGATGCAAGCGTAAGCCAGGATGCTATTGGATCCTTTGACTTTGGAACCAATGGCATCGAACATGATTCCATTTCCATGAATGTCGATTCAAGTTATAACATTCCTGACAGAAACCAAGCTGGAGAGGATGTAAACAATGATGTTATTGTTCTAAGTGATTCTGATGAAGATAACGATGTAGTAATCACTACTCCTGGACCTTCATACAGTGGTTGTCGAGCCGATGGTGGGGTAAATTTTCCGTTGAACCCTTCTGGTATCATCAACTCATATAACGAGGACCCGCACACCATGGCTGGGGGAAGTTCACGCTTAGGTGGTTTCAACGATGACGATGAGTTTGTTACGCCCCTTTGGTCATTTCCTTCTGAAACTCCAGAAGCCCCTGGGTTCCCACTGTTCGGATGTGATACTGACGTTTCAGAAGGTTTACTTGGTTTGCATCATCATGGCGGCCCACTAAACTGTGGTCCTGAAATAAATGGAGATTATACCATGGCTCCTGAGACATCAATGGCATCTGAAGCAGTGGCGAACGATGGAGGCCTAGTTGACAATCCTCTTGCATTTGGTAGAGACGATCCTtcacttcaaatatttttgccAACGAAACCAGATGCTTCAGCTCAGAATGGTTTTATAAACCAAGCTGATATGTCAAATGGTATCCGCAGTGATGACTGGATTTCGCTAAGGCTAGGCGATAGCGCTGGTGGGAATCATGGAGAGGCTACTTCTGCAAACGGGCTCAACTCAAACCAGCAGATGTCGACAAGGGAAGGTTCTATCGATGCTACGACAGAGACTG CTTCGTTGCTTTTGGGTATGAATGACAACAACAAGGCAAAGAGGCAAAGATCAGATAAGCCATTTTCATTTCCTCGCCAGAAGCGTTCTGTAAGACCTCGGATGTTCCTCTCCATTGACTCAGATTCTGAGTGA
- the LOC106370798 gene encoding agamous-like MADS-box protein AGL62, whose amino-acid sequence MAKKSKGRQRITMAKMENESNLQVTFSKRRSGLFKKASELNTLCGADIAIVVFSPGGKVYSFGHPSVEIVLNRFKNINQPTLNQNNNMRLNEARPNDAIRVMNDFLTQVMNDLELAKKKNEELKKMRKNSKMPVNWWEDPVEELDLAHAKEFKSLLEKLKSYVTEEASKHFQAIFPQPNFYGGSSSGAPFRDGGYISPNLDPSERRMFNMNAYYNQNMYPPNYPLPYGNNNYAGGFVPEYNLNYMHGFNQYRNQNQNLSFKEEGISENECHQDGPPPHL is encoded by the exons atggcaaaaaaaagtaaaggtCGCCAGAGGATCACAATGGCCAAGATGGAAAATGAGAGTAACCTTCAAGTTACTTTTTCGAAAAGAAGATCCGGCCTTTTCAAAAAAGCTAGTGAGCTTAATACACTTTGTGGTGCAGATATCGCCATTGTTGTGTTCTCACCTGGTGGAAAAGTCTATTCTTTTGGTCATCCAAGTGTGGAGATCGTGCTTAACCGGTTCAAAAATATCAACCAGCCAACTCTTAACCAAAACAACAACATGCGACTTAATGAAGCGCGTCCGAATGATGCCATTCGggttatgaacgactttcttACTCAG GTGATGAATGATTTGGAAttagcaaaaaagaaaaatgaagaattaaaaaaaatgagaaaaaactCGAAAATGCCTGTGAATTGGTGGGAAGATCCCGTTGAAGAACTTGACTTAGCTCATGCCAAAGAGTTTAAAAGTTTACTGGAAAAGTTGAAAAGTTATGTTACAGAGGAGGCCTCCAAACATTTCCAAGCAATCTTTCCTCAGCCAAACTTCTATGGCGGAAGTTCCAGTGGTGCTCCTTTTAGGGATGGTGGTTATATCAGCCCTAATTTGGACCCGAGTGAAAGAAGAATGTTCAACATGAATGCATACTACAACCAGAACATGTATCCTCCTAATTATCCATTACCGTATGGAAACAATAATTATGCGGGAGGATTTGTTCCAGAATACAATTTAAACTACATGCATGGGTTTAATCAGTAccggaaccaaaaccaaaatctgaGTTTTAAAGAAGAAGGCATCTCCGAGAATGAATGCCATCAAGATGGCCCTCCTCCTCATCTTTGA
- the LOC106371605 gene encoding E3 SUMO-protein ligase SIZ1 isoform X2, translating to MDLEASCKEKLSSFRIKELKDVLTQLGLSKQGKKQDLVERVLTHLSDGQAARLWSKKNTMAREDVAKLVDDTYRKMQVSGASDLASKGQVSSDTSTLRVKGEPEDSFRQEVKVRCVCGSSLETDSMIQCEDPRCHVWQHVGCVIVPEKSMDANPPLPETFYCEVCRLTRADPFLVTVAHPLYPVRLTPTTISSDGTTPMQSVERTFQITRSDKDLLAKQEYDVQAWCMLLNDKVVFRMQWPQFAELQINGMLVRTISRPGSQLLGANGRDDGPTIKPYIKDGINRIILSGGDSRRFCFGVRLVKRRTLQQVLNLIPEETKGETFEDALARVRRCIGGGGGDDNADSDSDIEVVADFFGVNLRCPMSGSRIKVAGRFLPCVHMGGFDLEVFVELNQRSRKWQCPICLKNYSVEHVIVDPYFNRITSKMKHCDEDVTEIEVKPDGSWRVKSKKERELSQWHLPDGSLCPSADEVKRKMETLIPVKQEGFSDGPTPLKLGIRKNRNGVWEVRRPNTNGLSSSNKVGYQDKNVIPMSSSATGSGRDRDDASVSQDAIGSFDFGTNGIEHDSISMNVDSSYNIPDRNQAGEDVNNDVIVLSDSDEDNDVVITTPGPSYSGCRADGGVNFPLNPSGIINSYNEDPHTMAGGSSRLGGFNDDDEFVTPLWSFPSETPEAPGFPLFGCDTDVSEGLLGLHHHGGPLNCGPEINGDYTMAPETSMASEAVANDGGLVDNPLAFGRDDPSLQIFLPTKPDASAQNGFINQADMSNGIRSDDWISLRLGDSAGGNHGEATSANGLNSNQQMSTREGSIDATTETASLLLGMNDNNKAKRQRSDKPFSFPRQKRSNNQHDHRTAYRS from the exons ATGGATTTGGAAGCTAGCTGTAAG GAGAAACTTTCATCTTTTAGGATAAAAGAGCTCAAGGATGTGCTTACTCAGCTTGGACTTTCGAAACAGGGGAAGAAACAG GATCTTGTTGAGCGGGTCTTGACACATCTTTCTGACGGACAAG CCGCCAGGTTGTGGTCTAAAAAGAATACAATGGCGAGGGAAGACGTTGCAAAACTAGTGGATGATACATACAG GAAAATGCAAGTATCTGGGGCAAGTGATTTAGCATCAAAAGGACAAGTAAGTTCAGATACTAGTACTCTGAGAGTCAAGGGGGAGCCTGAAGATTCCTTTCGACAAGAAGTGAAAGTTCGATGTGTTTGTGGAAGTTCACTGGAGACTGACTCAATGATACAG TGTGAGGATCCTAGATGCCATGTTTGGCAGCATGTTGGCTGTGTAATTGTCCCGGAAAAGTCAATGGATGCAAATCCGCCACTTCCTGAAACCTTTTATTGTGAAGTCTGTCGACTTACCCGAGCTGACCC GTTTTTGGTTACAGTGGCACATCCACTTTATCCAGTGAGGTTGACTCCAACTACCATCTCATCTGATGG TACAACCCCAATGCAGAGTGTTGAGAGAACATTTCAAATCACAAGGTCAGACAAGGACTTGTTGGCCAAACAAGAGTACGATGTTCAG GCGTGGTGTATGCTTTTGAATGACAAAGTTGTCTTTAGGATGCAGTGGCCCCAATTTGCTGAACTACAGATCAATG GTATGCTTGTACGCACAATTAGCCGACCTGGGTCACAGCTTTTGGGGGCCAACGGCCGCGACGATGGACCTact ATAAAACCTTATATTAAGGATGGGATTAACAGAATAATCTTGAGCGGAGGTGACAGTCGGAGATTTTGTTTTGGAGTTAGACTTGTGAAGCGCCGGACTCTACAACAG GTTCTAAATTTAATTCCAGAAGAGACTAAAGGGGAGACGTTTGAAGATGCTCTAGCACGTGTACGACGCTGCATTGGAGGTGGAGGTGGAGATGATAATGCGGACAGTGATAGTGACATTGAAGTTGTTGCTGATTTCTTCGGTGTCAACCTCCGGTGTCCT ATGAGCGGTTCTAGGATAAAAGTTGCTGGGAGATTTTTACCCTGTGTGCACATGGGCGGGTTTGACCTTGAGGTGTTTGTGGAGTTGAATCAACGTTCCAGAAAG TGGCAGTGCCCTATTTGTTTGAAGAACTACTCAGTTGAACATGTAATCGTGGATCCTTATTTTAACCGTATCACTTCTAAG ATGAAGCATTGTGATGAAGATGTGACTGAAATTGAAGTGAAACCTGATGGTTCTTGGCGTGTAAAGtccaaaaaagagagagagctctCTCAGTGGCACTTACCCGATGGTAGCCTTTGCCCCTCTGCTGATGAGGTTAAGCGGAAGATGGAAACGTTGATTCCGGTTAAACAAGAAGGTTTCTCAGATGGTCCAACTCCTCTGAAACTGGGCATAAGGAAGAATCGCAATGGTGTTTGGGAAGTTAGGAGACCTAATACAAATGGCCTTTCTTCCAGTAATAAGGTTGGGTATCAGGACAAGAATGTTATACCGATGAGTAGTAGTGCTACTGGAAGTGGTCGTGATCGTGATGATGCAAGCGTAAGCCAGGATGCTATTGGATCCTTTGACTTTGGAACCAATGGCATCGAACATGATTCCATTTCCATGAATGTCGATTCAAGTTATAACATTCCTGACAGAAACCAAGCTGGAGAGGATGTAAACAATGATGTTATTGTTCTAAGTGATTCTGATGAAGATAACGATGTAGTAATCACTACTCCTGGACCTTCATACAGTGGTTGTCGAGCCGATGGTGGGGTAAATTTTCCGTTGAACCCTTCTGGTATCATCAACTCATATAACGAGGACCCGCACACCATGGCTGGGGGAAGTTCACGCTTAGGTGGTTTCAACGATGACGATGAGTTTGTTACGCCCCTTTGGTCATTTCCTTCTGAAACTCCAGAAGCCCCTGGGTTCCCACTGTTCGGATGTGATACTGACGTTTCAGAAGGTTTACTTGGTTTGCATCATCATGGCGGCCCACTAAACTGTGGTCCTGAAATAAATGGAGATTATACCATGGCTCCTGAGACATCAATGGCATCTGAAGCAGTGGCGAACGATGGAGGCCTAGTTGACAATCCTCTTGCATTTGGTAGAGACGATCCTtcacttcaaatatttttgccAACGAAACCAGATGCTTCAGCTCAGAATGGTTTTATAAACCAAGCTGATATGTCAAATGGTATCCGCAGTGATGACTGGATTTCGCTAAGGCTAGGCGATAGCGCTGGTGGGAATCATGGAGAGGCTACTTCTGCAAACGGGCTCAACTCAAACCAGCAGATGTCGACAAGGGAAGGTTCTATCGATGCTACGACAGAGACTG CTTCGTTGCTTTTGGGTATGAATGACAACAACAAGGCAAAGAGGCAAAGATCAGATAAGCCATTTTCATTTCCTCGCCAGAAGCGTTCT AACaatcaacatgatcatcggacaGCATACCGGAGTTAG